In the Candidatus Saccharibacteria bacterium oral taxon 488 genome, one interval contains:
- a CDS encoding YvcK family protein: protein MTYELSREYFGVKIVVIGGGTGSFTLLSGLKKYTHSITALVNMVDDGGSTGMLRDDLGVLPAGDVRQCLVALSSSPKVRDLFNYRFDEGSMKGHAFGNLFMAALEKMTGSFSQAVETASEVLGVNGRVFPITLDDTKLSLKLRDGTVVEGEHAIEVTNIPGDERPWLELSPPATINPHARQAILDADLVVVAPGLLYGSLAPALLVRGVTRALAETKAKKVYVCNLVTKPTQTDGFTVADFVDEIERFAGVSMDYVLYNNYRPPQELLDKYAHNGEYLVEWDEEELKKKHYYASGKHLIAHGIRQHNKKADPLAALRSLIRHDSDKIARELMRIYFS from the coding sequence ATGACATACGAATTGAGTAGAGAATATTTTGGAGTAAAAATTGTAGTAATTGGCGGCGGAACTGGTAGTTTCACGCTGCTGTCGGGTTTGAAAAAATATACCCATAGTATCACGGCGCTGGTTAACATGGTTGACGACGGTGGCTCGACAGGCATGCTGCGCGACGACCTGGGCGTGTTGCCGGCGGGTGATGTGCGGCAATGTCTAGTGGCGCTGAGCAGTTCGCCAAAGGTGCGCGATCTGTTCAATTACCGGTTTGACGAGGGTAGCATGAAGGGGCATGCATTTGGTAATTTATTCATGGCGGCGCTGGAAAAGATGACGGGGAGTTTTTCGCAAGCGGTCGAGACAGCCAGCGAGGTGCTCGGCGTAAACGGACGGGTGTTTCCGATTACGCTGGATGATACCAAGCTATCACTGAAGCTGCGTGACGGTACGGTCGTTGAGGGCGAGCATGCCATCGAGGTGACGAATATTCCAGGTGATGAGCGTCCGTGGCTGGAACTCAGCCCGCCAGCAACGATTAATCCGCACGCTCGACAGGCGATTCTGGATGCTGATCTCGTGGTAGTAGCGCCGGGGTTGTTGTACGGTAGTTTGGCGCCAGCACTACTGGTGCGCGGCGTGACGCGGGCTTTGGCTGAAACCAAGGCCAAGAAGGTGTACGTCTGTAATCTCGTGACCAAGCCGACGCAGACCGACGGCTTTACGGTGGCGGACTTTGTCGATGAGATTGAGCGGTTTGCTGGGGTGAGTATGGATTATGTACTGTATAACAATTATCGTCCGCCACAGGAACTGCTTGATAAATACGCGCACAATGGTGAATATTTGGTGGAATGGGATGAAGAGGAGCTCAAGAAGAAGCATTACTACGCCTCGGGCAAGCACTTGATCGCTCATGGCATTCGTCAGCATAATAAAAAGGCCGATCCGCTGGCGGCGCTGCGTAGTCTGATCCGTCACGACAGCGATAAAATCGCGCGAGAACTAATGAGGATTTACTTTTCATGA
- a CDS encoding diaminopimelate decarboxylase, protein MMNFPIDQLPEVLDTPSFVYSRRMLKERARRALACQVPFGLTVRYAAKANSHPEIIRLFDKLGLQFDVSSSYEATLLLKQGVSGPTISLSSQQPAHNLDELLQAGVRYVATSLHQLELFAASPHRPNTVGLRLNPGMGSGHNNRTMTGGVNSSFGLWHAYTEQAVELARRHDITIDRLHIHIGSGADPRLWGEAIDAALALVGRLPEVTILDIGGGFKVHRFGDEQEADLAAICEVFSQKLARFAEETGRRLHLEIEPGTWLVAHAGVLVAEVVDIVDTGADGHTFLRLNTGMNDITRPGMYGAQHEMMVLAGREEQREYIVVGHCCETGDILTPAPSNPENLASRQLARAEIGDKLVIFDAGAYCQSMSLKQYNAYPDAGTYFID, encoded by the coding sequence ATGATGAACTTTCCAATTGATCAACTGCCTGAAGTGCTTGATACGCCGAGCTTTGTATATTCAAGGCGGATGTTGAAGGAGCGGGCCCGGCGGGCGCTGGCGTGCCAGGTGCCGTTCGGCTTGACGGTGCGTTACGCGGCCAAGGCAAATTCGCACCCCGAGATTATACGATTATTTGATAAGTTGGGGTTGCAGTTTGATGTGAGTTCAAGCTACGAGGCGACGTTGCTGCTCAAGCAGGGAGTGAGTGGCCCAACGATCAGCCTCTCCAGCCAGCAGCCAGCGCACAACCTCGATGAACTGCTTCAGGCTGGTGTACGTTACGTGGCGACATCGCTTCATCAATTAGAGCTGTTTGCGGCGAGTCCACACCGCCCAAATACGGTTGGTCTGCGGCTTAATCCTGGTATGGGCTCGGGGCATAATAATCGGACGATGACCGGTGGGGTTAATTCTAGTTTTGGCTTGTGGCATGCCTATACCGAGCAGGCAGTGGAGCTAGCGAGGCGTCACGACATAACGATTGATCGGCTACACATTCACATTGGCTCGGGTGCTGATCCGCGGTTGTGGGGCGAGGCGATAGATGCGGCATTGGCGCTCGTTGGGCGACTGCCGGAGGTGACTATTCTGGATATTGGCGGCGGCTTTAAGGTGCATCGGTTTGGCGATGAACAAGAGGCGGATCTAGCGGCAATTTGCGAGGTGTTTTCTCAGAAATTAGCTCGTTTTGCCGAGGAAACCGGGCGGCGACTGCATCTAGAAATTGAGCCAGGAACGTGGCTGGTGGCACATGCTGGCGTACTGGTTGCGGAGGTAGTGGACATCGTTGATACTGGTGCAGATGGTCACACATTTTTGCGCCTTAATACTGGTATGAACGACATTACGCGGCCAGGGATGTACGGCGCACAGCACGAGATGATGGTACTCGCGGGTCGCGAGGAACAGCGAGAGTACATCGTGGTGGGGCACTGCTGCGAGACGGGCGATATCTTGACACCAGCGCCCAGCAACCCAGAGAATCTCGCATCGCGGCAGCTGGCCCGGGCGGAAATTGGCGATAAGCTAGTGATCTTTGACGCGGGGGCGTATTGCCAGAGTATGTCGTTGAAACAGTACAATGCGTATCCTGACGCCGGCACCTATTTTATTGACTAA
- a CDS encoding ribonuclease HI: MTIYYTDGSASPNPGPGGFAVIRDLQPWILGSEDGETTNIRMEGKALIAALRDADEAPCVIYTDSEFWINVVTKWAPGWQQRGWTKKGGEIKNLDIVRELYELYSNSQAELRWVRGHEGNEGNELADTWANRAREGERLTK, from the coding sequence ATGACAATCTACTACACTGACGGTTCGGCTAGCCCCAATCCTGGCCCGGGTGGCTTTGCGGTGATTCGTGATCTTCAGCCGTGGATTTTGGGTTCAGAGGATGGCGAGACGACCAATATCCGTATGGAAGGCAAGGCGCTGATTGCGGCGCTTCGGGACGCGGACGAGGCACCGTGCGTGATTTATACTGATAGCGAATTTTGGATCAACGTGGTGACCAAGTGGGCGCCGGGTTGGCAGCAGCGCGGCTGGACAAAGAAGGGCGGTGAGATCAAGAATCTGGATATCGTGCGTGAACTGTATGAGCTATACTCAAATTCCCAGGCGGAGCTCCGCTGGGTGCGCGGCCACGAGGGCAACGAGGGAAATGAGCTGGCAGACACTTGGGCCAACCGAGCGCGTGAAGGTGAGCGATTAACTAAATAA
- a CDS encoding DUF4868 domain-containing protein: protein MEEVRETTDIFLWANQTDAKKNDLQIELFLFNKNYTPYFMPLKGDIEQQLRPLFLFDYINQVNLGAGTGLSVRDYELSEAEENVLLRTDLAKVGRAETLIHLIEHERGDIVEFSETEHEFKRMKGLIARFTDPNDPEKVFYTAKLIQQGQTLKSALAWEFSDGTFGAFKAEVGFKVPDDNQVLIIGQDIFAFNSSKFERMFGYEYKKQVIADKKVAEIEKEYKLSFPEGLDLNALVKERKKTINKLQKLEIGEVKQEQVLDYADEMQLELMSDDNGAIIIMDGNDLDMFVNLINEDYIESKITGKRYEIKSKKLLGEPEGEPPRG from the coding sequence ATGGAAGAAGTGAGGGAAACGACTGATATTTTTTTGTGGGCGAATCAAACTGATGCGAAGAAGAATGATTTACAGATTGAGCTGTTTTTATTTAATAAAAATTACACGCCGTATTTCATGCCCTTGAAGGGCGATATTGAGCAGCAGCTCCGGCCGCTATTTCTGTTTGATTATATCAATCAAGTTAATTTGGGTGCGGGCACTGGCCTCAGTGTGCGTGATTATGAGCTAAGCGAAGCGGAAGAAAACGTGCTACTGCGAACAGACCTCGCCAAGGTTGGCCGAGCGGAAACCTTGATTCATTTGATTGAGCATGAGCGCGGCGACATTGTAGAGTTTTCGGAGACCGAGCATGAGTTTAAGCGGATGAAAGGGCTGATAGCGCGATTTACTGACCCGAATGATCCAGAAAAAGTCTTTTACACCGCCAAGTTAATTCAGCAGGGGCAGACGCTCAAAAGTGCGCTGGCGTGGGAGTTTTCTGACGGCACGTTTGGCGCTTTTAAGGCGGAAGTTGGTTTTAAGGTGCCAGATGATAACCAGGTGTTGATCATCGGTCAGGATATTTTCGCCTTTAATTCTTCAAAGTTCGAGCGGATGTTTGGTTATGAGTACAAGAAGCAGGTGATTGCTGATAAGAAAGTGGCGGAGATTGAAAAGGAATATAAATTGAGTTTCCCAGAGGGCTTGGATCTCAATGCGCTGGTCAAGGAGCGCAAGAAGACCATCAATAAACTACAGAAATTAGAGATTGGCGAGGTCAAGCAAGAGCAGGTGCTGGACTATGCTGACGAGATGCAGCTGGAGCTAATGAGTGATGATAACGGTGCAATTATCATCATGGATGGCAATGATCTGGATATGTTTGTGAACCTGATCAACGAGGACTACATTGAGAGCAAAATTACCGGCAAGCGCTACGAAATTAAATCGAAAAAACTGTTGGGCGAGCCAGAAGGCGAACCGCCACGAGGTTAA